The following coding sequences lie in one Polluticoccus soli genomic window:
- the rplT gene encoding 50S ribosomal protein L20: protein MPRSVNAVASRARRKKILKQAKGFYGKRKNVYTVAKNVLEKGLGYKYVGRKIKKRDYRALWIARINAACREEGISYSQFMGKLSAKSIDLNRKVLADMAMNEPAAFKALVASVK from the coding sequence ATGCCACGTTCGGTAAATGCCGTTGCATCACGCGCAAGAAGAAAGAAAATCCTGAAGCAAGCTAAAGGCTTCTACGGAAAACGTAAAAATGTCTATACCGTTGCCAAGAACGTCCTTGAGAAAGGTCTTGGTTACAAATATGTTGGTCGTAAGATCAAGAAACGCGACTACCGCGCACTGTGGATCGCACGTATCAACGCTGCATGCCGCGAAGAAGGTATCAGCTACTCACAGTTCATGGGCAAACTGAGCGCTAAAAGCATCGACCTGAACCGTAAAGTACTAGCTGATATGGCTATGAACGAGCCAGCAGCTTTCAAAGCCCTGGTTGCTTCAGTAAAATAG
- the rpmI gene encoding 50S ribosomal protein L35 produces the protein MPKVKTHSRAKKTFKVTGTGKIRRYKAFKSHLLTKKSKTRKRHLRQAAFVHTANMNLVKRMLGLRG, from the coding sequence ATGCCAAAGGTGAAGACTCACTCCCGTGCTAAAAAAACATTTAAAGTAACAGGTACGGGCAAGATCCGCAGGTACAAGGCTTTCAAAAGCCACCTGCTGACAAAGAAATCAAAAACTCGTAAGCGCCACCTGCGTCAGGCTGCGTTCGTACACACTGCGAACATGAACCTGGTTAAACGCATGCTGGGTCTGAGAGGTTAA
- a CDS encoding IS1096 element passenger TnpR family protein codes for MPLLRFRVYWEEDDQVYRDIEVKNGQTFLEFHKAILQAYEFDGKHTASFFESNDRWTRGREINSEVLVNKKDAPALSMMRTPVSALIAKPDQKFLYEYDPAKKWSFLVELIGVVKEEDPKRTYPFVLRKEGIGPAQYGIKGVNPDKLTEVEEKYDLSADEMAEGFGNEGEDGTTSFGFDNSGGGGDSYEE; via the coding sequence ATGCCACTACTCAGATTCAGGGTTTATTGGGAGGAAGACGACCAGGTTTACCGCGACATTGAAGTAAAGAACGGCCAGACTTTCCTGGAATTTCATAAAGCTATTTTACAGGCCTACGAGTTCGACGGCAAGCACACGGCCTCGTTTTTCGAGAGCAATGACCGCTGGACTCGCGGACGCGAGATCAACTCTGAGGTACTGGTCAATAAAAAAGACGCCCCTGCGCTGTCCATGATGCGCACACCGGTGTCTGCACTCATAGCAAAGCCGGACCAGAAGTTCCTCTACGAATACGATCCCGCCAAAAAATGGAGTTTTCTCGTAGAGCTGATAGGTGTGGTAAAAGAGGAAGATCCCAAACGCACTTATCCCTTCGTGCTGCGCAAAGAAGGCATTGGCCCTGCGCAATATGGCATTAAAGGCGTAAACCCGGACAAGCTAACGGAAGTAGAAGAAAAATACGACCTCAGCGCCGATGAAATGGCCGAAGGCTTCGGCAACGAAGGCGAAGACGGCACTACCAGCTTCGGTTTCGATAACTCGGGCGGCGGCGGTGATAGCTACGAAGAATAA
- the miaA gene encoding tRNA (adenosine(37)-N6)-dimethylallyltransferase MiaA, with translation MKWPKASATKAKTALPASVSITRAAAVIATKNNTLSSSSKTVYIIAGPTAVGKTGLAIQLAKRLDTSIISADSRQCYEEMSIGTAKPTPGELSEVKHYFIGGYPVSEALTAANYETIALDYLNKIFEHRNTAVVVGGTGLYIKALTEGLDNMPEVNPEIAAQVNEDYTIQGLSWLQQTVRNEDPEFYAHGEVKNPARLLRALIFKRSTGASIIHFRTGEKKERPFEVVKIALELPREVLYDRINRRVDIMMEEGQLEEAKALYPQRHLKNLQTVGYTELFDYLDGKMTLEEAVDKIKQNTRNYAKRQLTWFRKDKDFHWFSTDDPTAIDKILAIK, from the coding sequence ATGAAATGGCCGAAGGCTTCGGCAACGAAGGCGAAGACGGCACTACCAGCTTCGGTTTCGATAACTCGGGCGGCGGCGGTGATAGCTACGAAGAATAATACTTTGAGCAGCTCATCCAAAACGGTTTATATCATAGCAGGCCCTACCGCAGTAGGTAAAACTGGTCTCGCTATACAGCTAGCCAAACGTCTTGACACATCCATAATCTCTGCCGACAGCCGCCAATGCTATGAAGAAATGAGCATCGGTACAGCCAAACCTACGCCTGGAGAACTTAGCGAGGTAAAGCACTATTTCATAGGCGGCTACCCGGTATCAGAGGCGCTTACTGCAGCCAATTACGAAACGATAGCGTTAGACTATCTCAACAAAATATTCGAACATCGCAACACTGCCGTAGTTGTTGGCGGTACAGGCTTATACATCAAAGCCCTTACCGAAGGACTCGACAACATGCCTGAGGTTAATCCCGAGATTGCCGCACAGGTAAACGAAGACTATACCATACAGGGCCTATCGTGGCTGCAGCAAACGGTTCGCAACGAAGACCCGGAATTCTACGCCCACGGCGAAGTGAAAAACCCGGCCCGCCTGTTGCGCGCGCTCATCTTCAAACGCTCTACCGGCGCCAGCATCATTCACTTCCGTACAGGAGAAAAGAAAGAACGCCCCTTCGAGGTGGTTAAGATAGCGCTCGAACTGCCCCGTGAGGTCTTATACGATCGCATCAACCGACGGGTAGATATCATGATGGAGGAAGGCCAGCTGGAAGAAGCAAAAGCACTGTACCCGCAACGGCATTTAAAGAACCTGCAAACGGTTGGTTACACCGAGCTGTTCGACTACTTGGACGGGAAGATGACCCTGGAAGAAGCCGTAGACAAGATCAAGCAAAATACCCGCAACTACGCCAAGCGCCAGCTCACCTGGTTCCGCAAAGACAAAGACTTTCATTGGTTCAGTACCGATGACCCAACTGCCATCGATAAGATACTGGCCATAAAATAA
- a CDS encoding phosphatidylserine decarboxylase family protein: MKLHREGYKYILIASLLWAIIFYVSTEFLMDWPWLMWPIQFVCFLLWFWVIWFFRLPNRNFVHGENTIYAPADGKVVVIEETFEPEYFKDKRLQVSIFMSPLNVHVNRNPISGVINYMKYHPGKYLVAWHPKSSTENERTTIVIGNDKMEILMRQIAGALARRICFYVKKGDQVKQHEEFGFIRFGSRVDLFLPIGTKVDVQIGQVVQGGLSVIAHI; the protein is encoded by the coding sequence ATGAAATTGCACCGCGAAGGGTATAAGTACATCCTGATAGCATCTTTACTGTGGGCTATCATCTTTTATGTGAGCACCGAATTTTTGATGGACTGGCCATGGCTGATGTGGCCGATCCAGTTCGTTTGCTTCCTGCTGTGGTTCTGGGTTATCTGGTTCTTCCGCCTGCCTAACAGGAATTTCGTGCACGGGGAGAACACCATTTATGCTCCAGCCGACGGCAAGGTAGTAGTGATAGAAGAGACCTTCGAGCCGGAGTATTTCAAAGACAAGCGCCTGCAGGTGTCGATCTTCATGTCGCCGCTCAACGTGCACGTAAACCGTAACCCCATCAGTGGCGTTATCAACTACATGAAATACCACCCAGGTAAATACCTCGTAGCGTGGCATCCTAAATCATCTACCGAGAACGAACGTACCACTATCGTTATCGGGAACGACAAGATGGAGATACTGATGCGCCAGATAGCTGGTGCGCTGGCCCGCCGCATTTGCTTTTATGTAAAGAAAGGCGACCAGGTGAAACAGCACGAAGAGTTTGGCTTCATCCGCTTCGGATCACGTGTTGACCTGTTCCTGCCCATCGGTACCAAGGTAGATGTGCAGATAGGTCAGGTGGTACAGGGTGGCCTGAGCGTGATCGCGCATATCTAA
- a CDS encoding phosphatidate cytidylyltransferase — MALHWPTFFTRLGSAVVFCIVMMAGLLLHRWGFLALVALIQALCLRDYFRLIQKIYPAAKWPKALPAVVQTMSLIILMLLQVYYEMSAAPVMLCFWPLVAAVPLLLQKNKFAADGRLQALAGMLYIAMPLEALLLLGQKHMMPPVFPLALILMIWTNDTMAYLVGSFIGKTPFSKISPKKTWEGTIGGALLTVVGAGIFGYYTNLPYGMGVWMALALCAAVLGTIGDLFESKLKRTANVKDSGTMMPGHGGALDRFDSLLFAAPFACLLVYLMV, encoded by the coding sequence ATGGCTTTACACTGGCCTACATTCTTTACCCGTCTGGGTAGCGCAGTAGTTTTCTGCATCGTGATGATGGCGGGTTTGCTGCTGCATCGCTGGGGTTTCCTGGCGCTGGTGGCGCTAATACAGGCGCTGTGCCTGCGCGATTATTTCCGGCTGATACAGAAGATATACCCAGCTGCTAAGTGGCCCAAGGCGCTTCCTGCCGTTGTGCAGACAATGTCGCTAATAATATTGATGCTACTGCAGGTATATTATGAAATGTCGGCAGCACCGGTGATGCTGTGTTTCTGGCCTTTGGTGGCTGCTGTACCATTACTGTTGCAAAAAAACAAGTTTGCTGCCGATGGCAGGCTGCAGGCGCTGGCTGGTATGTTATACATAGCAATGCCGTTGGAAGCGCTGCTGCTGCTGGGACAAAAACATATGATGCCACCGGTATTTCCACTAGCGCTGATATTGATGATATGGACCAATGATACCATGGCCTATCTCGTAGGTTCGTTCATTGGCAAGACACCTTTCTCTAAAATATCGCCTAAGAAAACCTGGGAAGGAACCATAGGCGGTGCGTTGCTCACTGTTGTTGGTGCAGGCATTTTCGGTTATTATACCAACCTTCCTTATGGTATGGGAGTATGGATGGCACTAGCCTTGTGCGCTGCTGTACTTGGTACTATCGGCGACCTGTTTGAATCGAAGCTGAAACGCACAGCCAATGTAAAGGACTCAGGAACTATGATGCCGGGCCACGGCGGCGCGCTCGATAGGTTCGACTCGCTGCTGTTTGCCGCGCCGTTTGCGTGTTTGCTGGTGTATTTGATGGTCTGA
- a CDS encoding CPBP family intramembrane glutamic endopeptidase has protein sequence MFKNRYWREYPWGMQFLLFVLMIFTLTSFFTVVAYLVVPFFTGVPIAEVAGLNEQSSGRIKDAFLLLQGISSIGVFLAPALLFAYLAHPRPGEYLGLRKPGKAIHWVLVPLVMLGAMPLLLGLESLMREINLAGKAKEMQNTTDTAMKALLTMHSPADFVKSFIVMSIIPAISEEFLFRGAVMRIIHSRNKRTGVAIAVSALTFAVVHYNPVGLFAIFFAAVLLGGIYYLTGSLWLSILAHFLNNGLQIVMMYLGTKNAAIKAFVDGDSIPLWLIGAGAALFAGSFYLLWKNSTPLPDDWSDDFKGEERPEHKAGNEERADGDEPEQLF, from the coding sequence ATGTTCAAGAACCGATATTGGCGAGAGTATCCGTGGGGGATGCAGTTCCTGTTGTTCGTGTTGATGATCTTTACGTTGACCTCCTTCTTCACCGTGGTGGCCTACCTGGTGGTCCCTTTTTTCACAGGAGTGCCCATTGCCGAGGTCGCGGGGCTGAACGAGCAGAGCAGCGGCCGTATAAAAGATGCCTTCCTGCTGCTGCAAGGCATTTCGTCTATCGGCGTGTTTTTGGCGCCTGCCTTATTGTTTGCCTACCTGGCGCACCCGCGCCCGGGCGAATACCTTGGGCTGCGTAAGCCCGGAAAGGCGATACACTGGGTGCTGGTACCGCTGGTGATGCTGGGTGCTATGCCCCTGCTGCTGGGGTTGGAATCGCTGATGCGCGAGATAAACCTGGCTGGCAAGGCAAAAGAAATGCAGAACACCACAGATACTGCTATGAAGGCGTTGCTGACGATGCACTCGCCTGCCGATTTTGTGAAGAGTTTTATCGTGATGTCGATAATACCTGCCATTAGCGAAGAATTCCTGTTTCGTGGGGCTGTGATGCGCATTATACACTCCCGTAATAAAAGAACCGGTGTGGCTATTGCGGTATCGGCGCTAACGTTTGCTGTAGTGCACTATAACCCGGTTGGCCTGTTTGCGATATTTTTTGCAGCCGTGCTGCTGGGTGGTATCTATTACCTTACCGGTTCGCTGTGGCTGAGCATACTGGCGCACTTCCTGAACAATGGCTTGCAGATAGTGATGATGTACCTGGGTACGAAGAACGCCGCGATAAAAGCGTTTGTAGACGGTGACAGCATACCGCTGTGGCTGATAGGCGCGGGAGCCGCCTTGTTTGCCGGATCGTTCTACCTGCTATGGAAAAACAGCACGCCCTTGCCTGATGACTGGTCGGACGACTTTAAAGGGGAGGAAAGACCAGAGCATAAAGCAGGAAATGAAGAACGCGCCGATGGCGACGAACCAGAACAACTCTTTTAA
- the dxs gene encoding 1-deoxy-D-xylulose-5-phosphate synthase gives MEEIAAGPLLSKINSPADLKKLSKADLQQACNELRQFIIDCVSVHGGHFGASLGVVELTVALHYVLNTPDDQLVWDVGHQAYGHKILTGRRQIFHTNRKYGGLSGFPKRSESEYDAFGVGHSSTSISAALGMAIASKYKGETDRQHVAVIGDGAMTAGLPFEALNHAGVSNSNVLIILNDNNMSIDPNVGALKEYLTDITTSHTYNKFRDDVWKLLGKLPYGEMQQGMASKLEASLKGLVSKSSNMFEAMKMRYFGPIDGHNVLKLVEILEHLKDIPGPKLLHIKTVKGKGYDLAEKDQTLWHAPGTFDKITGKINKKVVAVPEPPKYQDVFGHTIIELAEKNPAIMGITPAMPSGCSLKFMMDKMPDRAFDVGIAEQHAVTVSAGMATRGLRVFCNIYSSFMQRAYDMVIHDVAIQKLPVVFCLDRAGLVGEDGPTHHGAYDIPFMRCIPNLIVSAPMNEQELRNLMYTSQLEETKLPFVIRYPRGQGVMPEWRTPFEKIEIGKGRIVKEGEEIAILTIGHPGNFAVTACAGLAIDGLNPAHYDMRFAKPLDEELLHEIAQKFHKIITVEDGTVVGGFGSAVLEFMAANGYTPEVKILGIPDRIVEHGKPEELHRECGYDARAIAEAVKEMVGDNVKEAVTV, from the coding sequence ATGGAAGAAATAGCCGCTGGGCCACTACTTAGCAAGATCAACTCACCAGCTGATCTTAAAAAATTAAGTAAAGCCGACCTTCAACAAGCCTGCAACGAACTCAGGCAATTCATCATCGACTGTGTAAGCGTACACGGGGGCCACTTCGGCGCCAGTCTTGGCGTGGTAGAGCTTACCGTTGCCCTGCATTATGTGCTGAATACACCCGATGACCAATTGGTTTGGGACGTAGGCCACCAGGCTTATGGACATAAGATACTGACAGGTCGCAGGCAGATATTTCATACCAACCGCAAATATGGCGGACTGAGCGGTTTCCCTAAGCGCAGCGAGAGCGAGTACGATGCTTTTGGTGTCGGCCACTCTTCTACTTCTATCTCTGCGGCATTAGGCATGGCCATTGCCAGTAAATACAAAGGCGAGACCGACCGCCAGCACGTAGCCGTGATCGGCGACGGTGCTATGACCGCTGGTCTTCCTTTCGAGGCGCTGAACCACGCAGGGGTGAGCAACAGCAATGTGCTCATCATCCTCAACGATAACAACATGTCGATAGACCCGAACGTGGGTGCGCTGAAGGAATACCTGACCGACATTACTACTTCTCATACCTACAATAAGTTCCGCGACGATGTTTGGAAACTGCTGGGCAAACTGCCTTATGGCGAAATGCAGCAGGGCATGGCATCGAAGCTGGAAGCCAGCCTGAAGGGTCTTGTATCTAAATCGAGCAATATGTTCGAAGCGATGAAGATGCGCTACTTCGGCCCGATAGACGGACACAATGTGCTGAAGCTGGTAGAGATACTGGAACACCTGAAAGACATACCCGGACCAAAACTGCTGCACATAAAAACAGTAAAGGGCAAGGGCTATGACCTGGCCGAGAAAGACCAGACGTTGTGGCACGCACCGGGTACGTTCGATAAGATCACCGGTAAGATCAATAAGAAAGTAGTTGCCGTTCCCGAGCCACCTAAATACCAGGATGTATTCGGGCACACCATAATAGAGCTGGCAGAAAAGAACCCTGCTATCATGGGTATCACTCCTGCTATGCCTTCAGGCTGTTCGCTCAAGTTCATGATGGACAAGATGCCTGACCGTGCTTTTGACGTAGGCATTGCCGAGCAGCACGCCGTAACGGTGAGCGCCGGTATGGCTACTCGTGGCCTGCGTGTGTTTTGCAATATCTACAGCTCGTTCATGCAGCGTGCTTACGATATGGTGATACACGACGTAGCTATCCAGAAGCTGCCTGTCGTCTTCTGCCTCGACCGTGCCGGTCTTGTAGGCGAAGATGGACCAACGCACCACGGTGCCTACGATATTCCGTTCATGCGCTGCATACCTAACCTTATTGTCAGCGCACCGATGAACGAACAGGAACTGCGCAACCTGATGTACACATCGCAGCTGGAAGAAACCAAGCTGCCATTTGTGATACGTTACCCGCGCGGACAAGGTGTGATGCCTGAATGGCGCACTCCGTTTGAGAAAATTGAAATAGGTAAAGGCCGCATCGTTAAAGAAGGTGAAGAGATCGCGATACTCACGATCGGCCACCCGGGTAATTTTGCAGTAACGGCATGCGCAGGTTTAGCCATCGACGGATTGAACCCTGCACACTACGATATGCGTTTTGCCAAGCCGCTGGATGAAGAATTGCTGCACGAGATAGCGCAGAAGTTCCACAAGATCATCACCGTTGAAGATGGTACTGTAGTAGGTGGCTTTGGTAGTGCAGTGCTCGAGTTCATGGCAGCCAATGGTTATACACCAGAAGTAAAAATACTCGGCATACCAGACCGCATAGTAGAACACGGCAAACCAGAAGAACTGCACCGCGAATGCGGCTACGACGCCCGCGCTATAGCCGAGGCTGTGAAAGAAATGGTAGGTGATAATGTGAAAGAAGCAGTGACTGTATAA
- a CDS encoding porin family protein, with product MKKRILFVLVMLLPAIQMLAQGIGFEAGVNLNTLRATMSGVNTESPLRVGFRGGVVIDEGLSDKISIMTGAFYSARGGNIKYTKTSGDNGALITQTTDGYVRLDYVEVPIHILYNIQTANANRWFFGGGPYVAMAWGGLIGFNRVTTRPNGQTTTQVLLPAWVGYQPGDDFTPLDAGVGVQAGYELLKGFYTRVHASYGFVDVDPTANTMKHAGMGITVGYMIR from the coding sequence ATGAAGAAACGGATACTTTTTGTTTTGGTGATGCTACTACCGGCTATACAGATGCTGGCGCAGGGGATAGGTTTTGAAGCAGGTGTTAACCTGAATACGTTGCGCGCTACCATGAGTGGCGTCAATACAGAGTCTCCGTTGCGTGTTGGTTTTCGCGGTGGTGTAGTAATAGATGAAGGGTTAAGCGATAAGATTTCGATCATGACAGGTGCGTTTTATAGTGCGCGTGGCGGCAACATAAAATATACAAAGACATCGGGTGATAATGGTGCTCTCATAACACAAACAACCGATGGATATGTACGCCTGGATTATGTAGAAGTGCCGATCCATATCTTATACAACATTCAAACGGCTAATGCCAACAGGTGGTTCTTTGGTGGCGGTCCGTATGTGGCCATGGCCTGGGGAGGTTTGATAGGTTTTAATCGTGTAACAACGAGACCCAATGGTCAGACTACCACACAGGTATTGCTGCCGGCCTGGGTTGGTTATCAGCCAGGAGATGATTTTACGCCGCTGGATGCAGGTGTAGGCGTTCAGGCAGGCTACGAGCTCTTGAAAGGATTCTATACACGTGTACATGCATCGTACGGGTTTGTTGATGTAGACCCGACTGCTAATACAATGAAACATGCCGGAATGGGTATAACCGTCGGCTATATGATAAGGTGA
- a CDS encoding pirin family protein has translation MMSRRKFLRGSAILGVSVAAPSLLLGQSGMYSSKGNRKVYRVLNADHTKVGTLPVMRAFAGDHLDHVSPFVLFDEFGPVDIKPGSDALRVNAHPHAGVIPTTYFLSGSGHHKDSLNYDFQIQTGEYMMFSSGRGAIHMEESGQRLKEEGGKIHGFQIWLNMPAAYKLDDPTTTVFRDDHMPTIIKKDFTGRVVLGELFGYKSNIKTFTPTFYYYLKLNKQARLNIPTDPAHNAFIYAVSGGVELEGQHALKPNQLALYERGQSNINLYAEEGAEVFLLGGQPMNEPVYSYGPFVMNNEQQIMQCINDYQSGKMGDPDKVN, from the coding sequence ATGATGTCGAGGCGCAAATTTCTAAGGGGCTCTGCCATACTGGGTGTATCGGTGGCTGCACCGTCGCTGCTGTTGGGGCAGTCGGGCATGTATTCGTCGAAGGGTAACCGCAAGGTGTATCGTGTGCTGAATGCTGACCACACCAAAGTGGGTACGCTGCCTGTAATGCGCGCCTTTGCCGGAGATCATCTCGATCATGTTTCGCCTTTTGTGTTGTTCGACGAGTTTGGCCCTGTAGACATCAAACCCGGAAGCGATGCCCTGCGCGTGAATGCGCATCCGCATGCAGGTGTGATACCTACCACTTATTTTCTTTCAGGTAGCGGACATCATAAAGACAGTTTGAACTACGACTTCCAGATACAGACTGGCGAGTACATGATGTTCAGCTCAGGCCGTGGTGCGATACATATGGAAGAAAGCGGGCAGCGATTGAAAGAAGAAGGTGGTAAGATCCACGGCTTCCAGATATGGCTGAACATGCCAGCTGCTTATAAACTTGATGATCCAACCACTACAGTATTTCGCGACGACCACATGCCCACCATCATCAAAAAAGATTTTACTGGTCGCGTAGTGTTAGGTGAGCTGTTCGGTTATAAGTCCAACATCAAGACATTCACGCCTACATTTTATTATTACCTGAAGCTCAACAAACAAGCCAGGCTCAACATTCCCACCGATCCTGCGCACAACGCTTTTATCTATGCAGTAAGCGGCGGTGTGGAATTAGAAGGACAACATGCGCTGAAGCCCAACCAGCTCGCGCTATACGAACGTGGACAAAGCAACATCAACCTCTACGCTGAGGAAGGCGCTGAGGTGTTCCTGCTGGGTGGCCAGCCCATGAACGAACCAGTGTATTCATACGGACCTTTTGTGATGAATAACGAGCAGCAGATCATGCAGTGTATCAACGATTACCAGTCGGGTAAGATGGGTGACCCCGACAAGGTGAATTAG